A section of the Streptomyces xinghaiensis S187 genome encodes:
- a CDS encoding PP2C family protein-serine/threonine phosphatase, with protein sequence MAHEVRVETFTARMRRRTHRVRIGLRKAAVDYFRGDGSDWIALVALLFAVPAIAAGTMAAPLWCPPSALVLPIVAAGLLLRPSSVLLMYAAAAAALIVEASVIEEYANVPVVTPGDILVVGAVGFSGLIIAQFRSRVGVPWRRGGTMLFDLRERIRVQSKLPGLPRGWHREMALRPAGGQSFSGDFVVAARTNGGRTLEVVLTDVSGKGMDAASRALLLSGAFGGLLGSLPPHQFLPAANGYLLRQDWTEGFATSIHLVLDLDTGDYELISAGHPPGLQFSAGTGRWEQKGAEGPLLGVYDGAEFEPVKGTLCPGDVLMLFTDGLVESSERELSEGLDRLTGEADRYVASGFHGAAWHLIEAVAKDVNDDRALLMICRD encoded by the coding sequence ATGGCACACGAGGTGAGAGTGGAGACGTTCACGGCCCGCATGCGCAGAAGGACGCACCGGGTCCGGATCGGGCTGCGCAAGGCCGCCGTGGACTACTTCCGCGGCGACGGCTCCGACTGGATCGCCCTCGTCGCCCTGCTGTTCGCCGTCCCCGCCATCGCGGCCGGGACCATGGCGGCGCCCCTGTGGTGCCCGCCTTCCGCCCTCGTCCTCCCGATCGTCGCCGCCGGACTGCTGCTGCGGCCCTCCAGCGTGCTGCTGATGTACGCGGCGGCGGCCGCGGCCCTCATCGTCGAGGCGTCGGTGATCGAGGAGTACGCGAACGTCCCCGTGGTCACCCCCGGCGACATCCTCGTCGTCGGCGCGGTCGGCTTCTCCGGCCTGATCATCGCCCAGTTCCGCAGCCGGGTCGGCGTGCCCTGGCGACGCGGCGGAACCATGCTCTTCGACCTGCGCGAACGCATCCGCGTCCAGAGCAAGCTGCCCGGCCTGCCGCGCGGCTGGCACCGGGAGATGGCGCTCCGCCCGGCCGGCGGCCAGTCCTTCTCCGGTGACTTCGTCGTCGCGGCCCGCACCAACGGCGGCCGCACCCTCGAGGTCGTCCTCACCGACGTGTCCGGCAAGGGCATGGACGCCGCCTCCCGCGCCCTGCTGCTCTCCGGAGCCTTCGGCGGCCTGCTCGGCTCGCTCCCGCCGCACCAGTTCCTCCCGGCCGCCAACGGCTATCTGCTGCGCCAGGACTGGACCGAGGGTTTCGCCACCTCCATTCACCTCGTCCTCGACCTCGACACCGGCGACTACGAACTCATCTCGGCGGGCCACCCGCCGGGCCTGCAGTTCTCCGCCGGCACGGGGCGCTGGGAGCAGAAGGGCGCCGAGGGCCCGCTGCTCGGCGTGTACGACGGGGCGGAGTTCGAGCCGGTGAAGGGCACGCTGTGCCCGGGCGACGTCCTGATGCTCTTCACGGACGGCCTGGTGGAGTCGTCGGAGCGCGAACTCAGCGAGGGCCTCGACCGCCTGACCGGCGAGGCCGACCGCTACGTCGCCTCCGGCTTCCACGGCGCCGCATGGCACCTCATCGAGGCGGTGGCGAAGGACGTCAACGACGACCGCGCCCTGCTGATGATCTGCCGCGACTGA
- a CDS encoding pore-forming ESAT-6 family protein, translating into MANQDRRSYDTGASSEVQGSLSSIVGQLERVLGERDRAVKSAMADFQADGVSDLYHDKEARWNTAANEVRSIIQLVRSTLEQNDGTAQATLAKAKAAVDNIG; encoded by the coding sequence GTGGCGAATCAGGATCGCCGGTCGTATGACACGGGTGCGTCGTCGGAGGTGCAGGGTTCGCTGTCCTCGATCGTGGGGCAGTTGGAGCGTGTGCTGGGTGAGCGTGATCGTGCGGTGAAGTCGGCGATGGCGGACTTCCAGGCCGATGGTGTGTCGGATCTGTATCACGACAAGGAAGCGCGGTGGAACACGGCCGCGAACGAGGTGCGGTCGATCATTCAGCTGGTGCGGTCGACGTTGGAGCAGAACGACGGGACGGCGCAGGCGACGCTGGCGAAGGCGAAGGCCGCCGTCGACAACATCGGCTGA
- a CDS encoding DUF6507 family protein: MSGWDIDVSGVQGVLSKTGEVAGKLETQASSYSDHMESAASSAGTIAGGGEAPEMGLVGAALAEFAMKTQDDLMFVGARAGKSMTGAVDAVKAYNQGDLDMAAAAQKEALKAPDLAALKAQAQNNAGGNGSHGQQVPM; encoded by the coding sequence GTGTCGGGCTGGGATATCGACGTGAGCGGTGTCCAGGGGGTTCTCTCCAAGACGGGTGAGGTGGCGGGGAAGCTGGAGACGCAGGCTTCTTCGTATTCGGATCACATGGAGAGTGCGGCGTCGTCGGCGGGGACGATCGCGGGCGGTGGTGAGGCTCCGGAGATGGGTCTGGTGGGGGCGGCGCTGGCGGAGTTCGCGATGAAGACGCAGGACGATCTGATGTTCGTCGGGGCGCGTGCGGGCAAGTCGATGACGGGTGCGGTGGACGCCGTGAAGGCGTACAACCAGGGTGACCTGGACATGGCCGCGGCCGCGCAGAAGGAAGCGCTGAAGGCTCCGGATCTGGCGGCATTGAAGGCCCAGGCGCAGAACAACGCCGGCGGCAACGGC